A single window of Vibrio sp. SCSIO 43137 DNA harbors:
- a CDS encoding helicase-related protein — protein sequence MPSLPIDAIKTQFIQSIKQNHLVVEAETGSGKSTKLPLWSRACGRVLVVEPRRIACTSLAEFIAGNEACQLGDKIGYAIKLDSCFNENSEVVFVTPGVALRWLAENRLEDFDVVLIDEFHERRWDTDLLLALLKQINRHRLVITSATIEGEKLAAYVGAERMAAEGRVYKVDIEHSAADSHYLPDQRELDKRVLDAVKANLSRSEGDILVFLPGRKEISQCMQALKAVPEVITVPLHSSVSDEQRHQALHKLEQRKVVLATNIAETSLTIPDISLVIDSGLERRTGQRNGRTVLSLKSISKASARQRAGRAGRVMDGRCIRLYGRHAAMESVTPPELLREELTEAMLACACCGYQLVQLSFLDTLPAKSLANARAYLEGMRAIDSKGKVTEHGRVIYPLPIDALYADLITRMETKKATEAMVDLAAGLSVPANLYKLPCSEEKAERLNEQEKQHCDGELIIRLVRGETFDSLNVDSDALKEAKALARQMRELFELPQLEVASALDRQSLVKSIINSHSELVFVRREKRRQALGNGYSEVSPGRNSRFSDKSEAAIVLDQHSLPGRGVKQTLNLATVMLPVPLSYLSDASLGEWLQGETLLENGKIYSRFDLIYAGRNIASKRVQPEGDLLLKSILDAVISQEILPGFASERSQQIAHWCLYNQLGLAETKNDISELSFESWFTGQLQELGISTADELSMFSGEDFPFQGIPYWEYKEFAETYPYNINLGDLRMKVEYFAGRKLVQIVYLEGNRKGDPKRWELPKWQGWQIQYKKASRIKIIK from the coding sequence ATGCCCTCACTTCCGATCGATGCAATAAAAACCCAATTTATTCAAAGCATTAAGCAGAATCACCTTGTTGTGGAAGCTGAAACTGGCTCAGGTAAGTCGACTAAGCTGCCGCTGTGGTCGAGAGCTTGTGGCCGGGTTTTAGTGGTTGAGCCAAGAAGAATTGCCTGCACTTCTCTGGCAGAGTTTATTGCCGGAAATGAAGCTTGTCAGTTGGGGGATAAGATTGGTTACGCCATAAAACTGGACAGCTGCTTTAACGAAAACAGTGAAGTGGTGTTTGTTACCCCGGGCGTAGCATTGCGCTGGCTGGCAGAAAACCGGCTGGAAGATTTTGATGTGGTTTTAATCGATGAGTTTCATGAGCGGCGCTGGGATACGGATCTGCTACTTGCCCTTCTGAAACAGATTAACCGGCATCGCCTTGTGATCACCTCTGCCACTATCGAGGGAGAGAAACTGGCGGCTTATGTCGGCGCTGAGAGGATGGCAGCCGAAGGACGGGTCTATAAGGTTGATATTGAGCATTCCGCCGCTGACAGTCACTATCTGCCGGATCAAAGGGAGTTAGATAAAAGAGTACTGGATGCAGTAAAAGCAAACCTCAGCCGGAGTGAAGGCGATATTTTGGTGTTTCTTCCGGGCAGAAAGGAGATTAGCCAATGTATGCAGGCACTGAAAGCGGTGCCAGAAGTTATCACTGTTCCTTTGCACTCATCAGTATCCGATGAACAGAGGCATCAGGCTCTTCATAAACTTGAGCAACGAAAAGTGGTTCTGGCCACCAATATTGCTGAGACCTCTCTGACCATTCCTGATATTAGTTTGGTGATTGACTCCGGTTTAGAGCGCAGAACCGGTCAGAGAAACGGAAGAACAGTACTGTCACTGAAAAGTATATCTAAGGCCAGTGCCAGGCAGAGAGCAGGCAGGGCAGGGCGGGTAATGGATGGGCGTTGTATCCGCCTGTATGGCCGCCATGCGGCTATGGAGTCAGTTACCCCGCCTGAGTTACTTCGCGAAGAACTGACAGAAGCGATGCTGGCATGTGCTTGTTGTGGTTATCAACTGGTGCAGCTTTCATTTCTGGATACTCTACCGGCAAAGTCTCTGGCGAATGCACGTGCCTATCTTGAAGGTATGCGGGCTATTGATAGCAAGGGTAAGGTTACAGAACATGGAAGAGTTATCTATCCTCTGCCAATCGATGCGCTATACGCTGACTTAATTACCAGAATGGAGACAAAAAAAGCCACTGAAGCCATGGTTGATCTGGCTGCTGGTTTGTCAGTTCCGGCTAATCTATACAAGTTGCCCTGTTCAGAAGAGAAAGCAGAACGTCTGAATGAACAGGAGAAGCAGCACTGTGATGGCGAGCTGATTATCCGTCTGGTTCGTGGTGAAACTTTTGATTCCCTGAATGTGGACAGTGATGCCCTAAAAGAGGCGAAAGCCCTCGCCAGACAGATGAGGGAGTTATTCGAGCTTCCTCAACTGGAGGTCGCATCTGCTCTGGACAGGCAGTCACTGGTTAAGTCGATCATCAACAGCCATAGTGAGCTGGTATTTGTCCGGCGGGAGAAGCGGCGTCAGGCGTTGGGAAATGGTTACAGTGAAGTGTCACCGGGCAGAAATAGCCGCTTTAGCGATAAATCCGAAGCGGCCATTGTATTAGATCAACACTCATTGCCGGGAAGAGGGGTGAAACAGACACTGAATCTGGCCACGGTTATGTTGCCTGTTCCCCTTAGCTATTTGTCTGACGCTTCTCTGGGAGAGTGGCTTCAGGGAGAAACCCTGCTTGAGAACGGTAAGATATATTCCCGGTTTGACCTTATTTATGCCGGAAGAAACATTGCCAGCAAAAGGGTGCAACCGGAAGGCGATCTGTTACTTAAGTCAATTCTGGATGCGGTTATTTCTCAGGAGATCTTACCCGGTTTTGCCAGTGAGCGTAGCCAGCAGATTGCGCACTGGTGTTTATACAATCAACTTGGCTTGGCCGAAACAAAAAATGATATTAGTGAACTAAGTTTTGAAAGCTGGTTTACCGGACAGCTACAAGAGCTTGGCATCAGTACAGCAGATGAACTTAGCATGTTCAGCGGTGAGGATTTTCCTTTTCAGGGTATTCCTTACTGGGAGTATAAAGAGTTTGCTGAAACTTACCCCTATAACATCAATCTGGGTGATCTCAGAATGAAAGTAGAGTATTTTGCCGGCAGAAAACTGGTGCAAATTGTGTATCTTGAGGGAAACCGTAAGGGAGATCCCAAACGTTGGGAGTTGCCTAAGTGGCAAGGTTGGCAGATTCAATATAAAAAAGCCAGCCGCATAAAAATAATTAAATAA
- the cydD gene encoding heme ABC transporter permease/ATP-binding protein CydD translates to MDKSKQRNLNKWLKQQGKQAKRWLMLTISLGVISSLLLLAQAGLLASILHQLIIENTDKHQLIPHFVGLFATIAARSACTWGREIAGFRAGEQIRGYIRHLILQRLREVGPAYIKGKPAGTWATLLLEQVEDMQDFFARYLPQMSLSVLTPLIILVVVFPTNWAAGLIFLITAPLVPIFMALVGKKASDANRKNFKALQRLSGHFYDRLQSMTTIRLFNRSEVETETLRGASEVFRSRTMDVLKVAFLSSAVLEFFTSISIAITAVYFGFSFIGELDFGYYGAGITLFTGLFILILAPEFYQPLRDLGTFYHAKAQAVGAAESIVEFLETDIELQKQGDTAIPCVENIAISASDLIVKSPQSKPLLGPVSFTIDSNQTTALVGPSGAGKTSLINAILGFLPYEGSLKVNGVELSQSDKAQWREQISWVGQNPLLLHGSVKENITLGRDEVTEAEIRQVLEESFSAEFVNKHGLDYQISDRSGGLSVGQAQRLALARAMLQKGNFWLLDEPTASLDARSEKLVMQGISNKIEGRTALMITHQLSQLQSVENILVMQQGKIIESGSYASLAGSDGLFAEMLNNNRAQLKQGDLDA, encoded by the coding sequence ATGGACAAATCTAAACAGCGAAACTTAAATAAGTGGCTGAAACAACAAGGGAAACAGGCTAAGCGTTGGTTAATGCTTACCATCTCTCTTGGTGTTATATCCAGTCTACTTCTGCTGGCACAGGCAGGCCTTCTTGCTTCCATACTTCACCAGCTTATTATTGAAAACACCGACAAACATCAGCTAATTCCTCACTTTGTCGGCCTGTTTGCCACCATAGCCGCCCGATCTGCCTGTACATGGGGAAGAGAGATAGCCGGTTTCCGCGCCGGTGAACAGATACGCGGTTATATCCGCCATCTTATTCTGCAAAGGTTAAGGGAAGTCGGCCCAGCCTATATCAAGGGTAAGCCAGCCGGAACATGGGCAACCCTGTTACTGGAACAAGTAGAAGATATGCAGGATTTCTTTGCCCGCTATCTTCCGCAGATGTCCCTGTCAGTACTCACCCCGTTAATCATTCTGGTCGTGGTGTTTCCAACCAACTGGGCAGCCGGCCTGATTTTTCTGATCACCGCACCATTGGTGCCTATCTTTATGGCACTGGTCGGCAAAAAGGCTTCCGATGCTAACCGGAAAAACTTTAAAGCTCTGCAGAGGTTGTCAGGACATTTTTATGACCGCCTGCAATCTATGACCACTATCAGGCTGTTCAACCGTTCAGAAGTGGAAACAGAAACTTTGCGTGGTGCCTCTGAAGTATTCAGAAGCCGTACCATGGACGTGCTGAAAGTCGCCTTTTTATCGTCAGCCGTTCTGGAATTTTTCACCTCTATCTCTATCGCGATTACTGCTGTTTACTTTGGTTTCAGCTTTATAGGTGAGCTGGACTTTGGCTATTACGGTGCAGGTATTACCTTGTTTACCGGCCTGTTTATCCTGATTCTGGCACCAGAGTTTTATCAGCCGCTACGGGACCTTGGTACTTTTTACCATGCCAAGGCACAGGCGGTTGGTGCCGCAGAAAGTATTGTCGAGTTTCTGGAAACCGATATCGAACTACAGAAACAGGGGGATACCGCTATCCCTTGCGTTGAAAACATCGCCATCAGTGCCAGTGATCTGATTGTGAAAAGTCCGCAGAGTAAACCACTGCTTGGCCCGGTTTCATTCACTATCGATTCAAACCAGACGACGGCTCTGGTGGGGCCTAGCGGCGCCGGTAAAACCAGCCTTATCAACGCTATTCTCGGTTTTCTGCCTTATGAGGGCAGCCTGAAAGTAAACGGTGTTGAACTGAGCCAGAGTGATAAAGCTCAGTGGCGGGAACAGATTAGCTGGGTAGGACAAAATCCTCTGCTTCTGCACGGCTCCGTTAAAGAAAACATTACGCTGGGTAGAGATGAAGTGACCGAAGCTGAAATCCGTCAGGTACTTGAAGAGTCCTTCTCTGCCGAGTTTGTAAACAAACATGGCCTTGATTATCAGATAAGCGATCGTTCCGGCGGTCTCTCTGTCGGTCAGGCACAGCGCCTTGCTCTGGCACGGGCTATGTTGCAGAAAGGCAATTTCTGGTTGCTGGACGAGCCTACCGCCAGTCTGGATGCCCGCAGCGAAAAGCTAGTTATGCAGGGTATTTCGAACAAAATTGAAGGCCGTACGGCACTTATGATTACTCATCAACTGTCACAATTACAGAGTGTGGAAAACATACTGGTGATGCAACAAGGGAAAATTATTGAATCTGGCAGCTACGCTTCACTGGCTGGATCAGACGGGCTATTCGCTGAAATGCTCAATAACAACCGTGCCCAGTTGAAACAAGGAGATCTCGATGCGTGA
- a CDS encoding SLC13 family permease, translated as MIKKATIIILDIALFLTLLFTLPFEKDIVYGLSILIFIAILWLTEALHVSITALLVPMLAVVFGIFDTSKALSHFANSIIFIFLGGFALAAALHKQEIDKAIADKVLIAAKGKMSLAVLMLFSVSAGLSMWISNTATIAMMLPLVLGVMSNVDKQKHKSTYIFVLLGIAYCASIGGIATLVGSPPNAIAAAELGLSFTDWVAMGLPVSLTLLPIAVIVLYLITKPNLKHTFEIHHTTLEWTTNRKLTLMIFLITVSFWIFSKPINAMLGGFSKFDTLVAIGAILMLGSARVVEWKDIEKTVDWGVLLLFGGGICLSNVLKATGTSVFLAQQLSEVLSQMGMFITLLAIIGFVVFLTEFASNTASAALLIPIFASIAEVLGVSPVILSVIIAVSASCAFMLPVATPPNALVFASGHIEQRDMMRVGIVLNLVCICTLTVIAHFFWS; from the coding sequence ATGATCAAAAAAGCGACCATTATCATTCTGGATATCGCCCTGTTTTTGACTCTGCTGTTTACACTTCCTTTTGAGAAGGACATTGTTTACGGACTTAGCATCCTAATCTTTATCGCCATATTATGGCTGACAGAAGCGTTGCACGTCAGCATCACTGCCCTTCTGGTGCCCATGCTTGCCGTTGTTTTTGGCATTTTTGATACCTCAAAGGCGTTAAGCCACTTTGCAAATTCCATTATCTTTATTTTCCTTGGTGGTTTTGCCCTTGCGGCTGCCCTGCATAAACAAGAAATTGATAAAGCCATTGCCGATAAGGTTTTAATTGCCGCCAAGGGCAAAATGTCGCTGGCAGTACTTATGCTGTTTTCCGTCAGTGCAGGGCTTTCAATGTGGATCTCTAACACAGCTACCATTGCTATGATGCTGCCATTGGTGCTTGGCGTTATGAGTAATGTTGATAAACAGAAACATAAAAGTACTTATATTTTTGTTCTGTTAGGCATAGCGTATTGCGCCTCAATCGGCGGAATCGCTACTCTGGTAGGCAGCCCGCCTAACGCGATTGCAGCAGCCGAACTCGGCCTGAGCTTTACCGACTGGGTGGCAATGGGGCTGCCTGTCTCACTGACTCTGCTACCCATTGCGGTCATTGTGCTTTATCTGATCACTAAGCCGAATCTGAAGCACACCTTCGAAATTCATCATACTACGCTGGAGTGGACCACTAACCGCAAGCTCACCTTAATGATCTTCCTTATCACCGTCAGCTTCTGGATATTCAGCAAACCCATTAACGCTATGCTTGGCGGCTTCTCTAAGTTCGATACTCTAGTTGCAATAGGCGCGATACTGATGCTGGGTTCTGCCCGGGTAGTTGAGTGGAAGGATATTGAAAAGACCGTCGACTGGGGTGTGTTACTCTTATTTGGCGGTGGTATCTGCCTGAGTAATGTATTGAAGGCAACCGGCACCAGTGTTTTTCTTGCCCAACAGCTAAGCGAAGTTCTTAGCCAGATGGGTATGTTTATTACCCTGCTTGCTATTATTGGGTTTGTGGTATTTCTTACTGAGTTCGCCAGTAATACCGCCAGTGCGGCACTGCTCATCCCAATATTTGCCAGCATTGCAGAAGTACTCGGCGTCTCTCCGGTAATACTGTCTGTAATTATTGCCGTATCAGCTTCATGCGCCTTTATGCTGCCAGTGGCAACACCGCCAAATGCTTTAGTATTTGCCTCAGGTCATATAGAACAGAGAGATATGATGCGGGTGGGAATCGTGCTTAACCTTGTCTGCATCTGTACCCTGACAGTGATAGCGCATTTCTTCTGGTCATAA
- a CDS encoding ABC transporter substrate-binding protein, whose product MAKIRTSVILSLLVSFSAFCGENPLTAEDQKQINHWLDNEFVHSSISRQEQYKELEWFINAAKPFKGMTIRVVSEDIQTHRYESDVLAKAFTELTGIHVIQEVTGEDDLVKKLQVQLDTGINIYDAYVNDADFLGTHYRSQKVVSLTEKMNGQWRNLTLPTIDLDDFIGIQFVTGPDKVMYQLPSQQFANLYWYRHDLFSRPDLKQQFQQLYGYELGVPQNWAAYEDIAEFFTEVVQYIDGERIWGHMDYGHFEPSLGWRISDSWLSLAGVNDPDNSVGDWGIRLNGCHPAGATVRRGGALDSPAAIYAVDKYIQWLYQYAPPEAKDQDFSSSSQYLAKGNIAQQIFWYTAFISDLIDPDSAVVDNEGKPLWRLAPSPRGAYWKEGMKLGYQDIGGWTFLVFTPDKRSMAAWLYAQFTVSKTVSMQKFLTGFTPIRQSDINSKYLQKRASEWGGLLKFYGSNARNYWTPTGFSVPNYAELASAWWQHIGPAVKLEKSVEQSMGDLAAEMERRLIKIGNRADIRCEPRLNEPRKQDYWLNRKGAPWKALSVEDKPQTLTFEESFQLWLSD is encoded by the coding sequence TTGGCCAAGATTCGTACCTCCGTCATTCTATCTTTGCTGGTCAGCTTTTCAGCGTTCTGTGGTGAAAACCCGTTGACCGCAGAGGATCAGAAGCAGATCAACCATTGGCTTGATAACGAGTTTGTACACTCTTCTATTTCCCGTCAGGAGCAGTACAAAGAACTTGAGTGGTTTATTAATGCAGCAAAGCCGTTTAAAGGGATGACTATCCGGGTTGTCTCTGAGGATATTCAGACCCATAGATACGAGTCAGATGTACTGGCAAAAGCTTTTACTGAGCTAACGGGAATTCATGTTATTCAGGAAGTGACCGGAGAGGATGATCTGGTAAAAAAGCTTCAGGTTCAACTCGATACAGGTATCAACATCTATGATGCCTATGTCAATGATGCTGATTTTCTGGGAACCCATTACCGCAGCCAGAAGGTGGTGTCTCTTACAGAAAAAATGAACGGCCAATGGCGTAACCTTACTCTTCCCACTATAGATCTTGATGATTTTATCGGTATTCAGTTTGTTACCGGCCCAGACAAAGTGATGTATCAGCTTCCCAGCCAGCAATTTGCCAATCTGTATTGGTATCGCCACGACTTGTTTTCCCGCCCTGACTTGAAACAGCAGTTTCAGCAACTCTACGGCTATGAGCTTGGTGTACCGCAAAACTGGGCAGCCTATGAGGATATTGCTGAGTTTTTTACCGAGGTGGTTCAGTATATTGATGGTGAACGGATTTGGGGGCATATGGATTATGGCCATTTTGAACCCTCCCTTGGCTGGCGCATATCTGATTCATGGCTGAGCCTTGCCGGTGTTAATGACCCTGATAACTCAGTGGGCGACTGGGGCATTCGTCTTAATGGTTGCCATCCGGCAGGCGCAACGGTGCGCAGGGGAGGGGCTCTGGACAGTCCGGCGGCGATTTATGCCGTAGACAAGTATATCCAGTGGCTCTATCAGTATGCTCCCCCGGAAGCAAAAGATCAGGATTTCAGCTCCTCCAGCCAGTATTTAGCCAAAGGCAATATTGCCCAGCAGATTTTCTGGTATACCGCCTTTATTTCCGACTTAATTGATCCGGATTCGGCTGTAGTAGACAATGAAGGTAAGCCGCTGTGGCGTCTGGCTCCCTCACCTCGTGGTGCATACTGGAAAGAGGGCATGAAGCTTGGTTATCAGGATATCGGCGGCTGGACTTTTCTGGTGTTTACTCCGGACAAAAGAAGCATGGCGGCCTGGCTTTACGCCCAGTTTACCGTGTCAAAAACCGTATCCATGCAGAAGTTTTTAACTGGTTTTACCCCAATCCGACAGTCTGATATTAATTCAAAATATCTGCAAAAAAGGGCCTCTGAGTGGGGCGGATTACTAAAGTTCTATGGCAGTAATGCCCGTAATTACTGGACACCAACCGGCTTTAGTGTGCCTAACTATGCGGAACTGGCGAGTGCATGGTGGCAACATATAGGGCCCGCAGTCAAACTAGAGAAGAGTGTAGAGCAGAGCATGGGGGATTTGGCTGCAGAGATGGAACGCAGATTAATAAAAATTGGCAACCGGGCCGATATTCGCTGCGAACCGCGCCTGAATGAGCCCCGCAAGCAAGATTACTGGCTAAATAGAAAAGGAGCCCCGTGGAAGGCGCTTTCCGTGGAAGATAAGCCGCAAACACTGACATTTGAAGAGTCGTTTCAATTATGGTTATCAGACTAA
- a CDS encoding transporter, translated as MEKNETVSAVFDYTSFLGASCKKKWTFLEILTSIAPVFSTVWKDSLNDSARPEDRLWEQAFNTLSAQNSDESNLIRLVKLAKIEGIGELKLMMPYELDQQQLELISEKTNAKILHVDKDEFVIGL; from the coding sequence ATGGAGAAAAATGAAACCGTATCAGCTGTATTTGATTACACTTCATTTTTAGGAGCATCTTGTAAGAAAAAATGGACTTTTTTAGAGATTCTCACCTCGATAGCACCTGTATTTAGTACGGTGTGGAAAGATAGTCTTAATGATTCAGCAAGACCTGAAGATAGGCTGTGGGAGCAGGCGTTTAACACCCTTTCAGCTCAAAACAGTGATGAGAGTAATCTTATCCGGCTGGTAAAGCTGGCCAAAATAGAAGGTATTGGTGAGTTAAAGCTGATGATGCCTTACGAACTGGATCAGCAGCAACTAGAGTTAATATCAGAGAAAACCAACGCAAAAATACTTCATGTTGATAAGGATGAGTTTGTTATTGGTTTATAA
- a CDS encoding DUF3392 family protein yields MIMLEVFAPAGQHIVHYISQISVAFIACSLVILGGDINRLLRNILSGQHFIIRTLAFIALNAFGYGLLIVKASPLLSGWLHSLDRGTLFAAVLSSFMNQKFHHEPDG; encoded by the coding sequence ATAATAATGCTGGAAGTATTTGCCCCGGCAGGTCAGCACATCGTACATTACATTTCGCAGATTTCAGTTGCCTTTATCGCCTGTAGCCTTGTTATTCTGGGCGGAGATATTAACCGCTTATTGCGTAATATATTATCAGGACAACATTTCATCATCAGGACACTGGCCTTTATCGCCCTGAATGCCTTTGGTTACGGCTTACTGATTGTCAAAGCTTCGCCGCTTCTGTCTGGCTGGCTCCACTCTCTTGACAGAGGGACACTGTTTGCGGCTGTGTTGTCCAGCTTTATGAATCAAAAGTTTCACCACGAACCAGACGGATAA
- the trxB gene encoding thioredoxin-disulfide reductase, which translates to MSEVKHCNLLILGSGPAGYTAAVYAARANLNPVLITGMQQGGQLTTTTEVENWPGDAEDLTGPALMERMQAHAEKFETEIIFDQISEVNLNRRPFQLKGDSGEYTCDALIISTGASAKYLGLESEEAFKGRGVSACATCDGFFYRNQKVAVVGGGNTAVEEALYLSNIASEVHLIHRREGFRAEKILMKRLMDKVENGNITLHLNQTLEEVTGDDMGVTGLKLKNTVSGDISDLEVMGAFIAIGHQPNTAIFKGQLEMNNDYIIVKSGLDGNATQTSIEGVFAAGDVMDHNYRQAITSAGTGCMAALDAERYLDALAAK; encoded by the coding sequence ATGAGTGAAGTTAAACATTGCAACCTGCTAATTTTGGGGTCAGGTCCTGCCGGTTATACCGCTGCAGTCTATGCTGCGCGTGCAAACCTTAATCCGGTTCTGATCACTGGTATGCAGCAGGGCGGACAGTTAACAACAACCACTGAGGTTGAGAACTGGCCGGGCGACGCAGAAGACCTGACCGGTCCTGCGCTGATGGAGCGCATGCAGGCTCACGCAGAAAAGTTTGAAACAGAAATTATTTTTGACCAGATTTCAGAAGTCAACCTGAACCGCCGTCCGTTCCAGCTTAAAGGTGACAGTGGCGAATACACTTGCGATGCCCTGATTATCTCTACCGGTGCATCAGCTAAATATCTGGGTCTGGAATCGGAAGAAGCATTTAAAGGCCGCGGCGTATCTGCTTGTGCTACCTGTGACGGTTTTTTCTATCGCAACCAAAAAGTCGCGGTTGTCGGTGGTGGTAATACTGCCGTTGAAGAAGCGCTTTATCTGTCCAATATCGCCTCCGAAGTTCACCTGATCCACAGACGCGAAGGCTTTCGTGCAGAGAAAATTCTGATGAAACGTCTGATGGATAAGGTAGAGAACGGCAATATCACTCTGCACCTGAACCAGACTCTGGAAGAAGTGACCGGAGACGATATGGGTGTTACCGGTCTGAAACTGAAGAACACCGTATCTGGTGATATCAGTGACCTGGAAGTAATGGGGGCCTTTATCGCTATCGGCCACCAGCCAAATACCGCTATCTTCAAAGGCCAGCTTGAGATGAACAATGACTACATCATTGTTAAGTCCGGCCTTGACGGTAATGCTACCCAAACCAGCATTGAAGGCGTTTTTGCCGCCGGTGATGTAATGGATCATAACTACCGACAAGCAATCACATCAGCAGGTACAGGTTGTATGGCAGCGCTGGATGCCGAACGCTATCTGGATGCATTGGCTGCCAAATAA
- a CDS encoding substrate-binding periplasmic protein has product MVIRLITLLALSVLPSFKLLAEQPLTLFTYHYPPLVDASDPENINGSAWNVVRQLLDKSQTEYQVVVKPVMRGFSTVVHNKNSCVFPVNRTQERESMFSWVGPIAINQYAFYSAPDKKIPLINLSDASEYHIATYLGGSIGNYLKKNGFSVRLTREMKQGLLMLKHGRVDLWVVNVNAAKRLSEQYGFKLGKPELVFFTSINYMACHPDISESKLEKIDRALEEMYISGDVQQFLEIDL; this is encoded by the coding sequence ATGGTTATCAGACTAATCACATTGCTGGCATTGTCTGTTCTGCCTTCATTTAAACTGTTGGCGGAGCAGCCATTGACTCTTTTCACTTACCATTATCCCCCTTTGGTAGACGCGTCTGATCCTGAAAATATTAATGGCAGTGCATGGAATGTAGTCAGGCAACTGCTGGATAAGTCGCAAACTGAGTATCAGGTAGTGGTTAAACCCGTGATGCGAGGGTTTAGCACAGTCGTTCACAACAAAAACAGTTGTGTGTTTCCTGTTAACCGCACTCAGGAAAGGGAGTCTATGTTCTCGTGGGTCGGTCCGATAGCCATTAATCAGTACGCTTTTTACAGTGCGCCGGACAAAAAGATTCCTCTGATAAACCTTAGTGATGCTTCTGAATACCATATCGCTACCTACCTTGGCGGAAGTATCGGCAATTATCTGAAGAAAAACGGCTTTAGCGTACGACTTACCAGAGAGATGAAACAAGGCCTGCTGATGCTGAAACATGGCCGGGTGGATTTGTGGGTGGTTAATGTTAATGCAGCAAAAAGGCTGTCAGAGCAATATGGATTTAAATTAGGTAAACCAGAGCTGGTGTTCTTTACCAGTATTAACTATATGGCCTGTCACCCGGATATTTCCGAGTCAAAACTGGAGAAGATAGACAGGGCACTGGAGGAGATGTATATCAGCGGCGACGTTCAGCAGTTTCTGGAAATTGATCTTTAA
- a CDS encoding DUF3392 domain-containing protein, whose product MIMLEVFAPAGQHIVHYISQISVAFIACSLVILGGDINRLLRNILSGQHFIIRTLAFIALNAFGYGLLIVKASPLLSGWLHSLDRGTLFAAVLSSFIVVGMWAQRNRHV is encoded by the coding sequence ATAATAATGCTGGAAGTATTTGCCCCGGCAGGTCAGCACATCGTACATTACATTTCGCAGATTTCAGTTGCCTTTATCGCCTGTAGCCTTGTTATTCTGGGCGGAGATATTAACCGCTTATTGCGTAATATATTATCAGGACAACATTTCATCATCAGGACACTGGCCTTTATCGCCCTGAATGCCTTTGGTTACGGCTTACTGATTGTCAAAGCTTCGCCGCTTCTGTCTGGCTGGCTCCACTCTCTTGACAGAGGGACACTGTTTGCGGCTGTGTTGTCCAGCTTTATTGTTGTCGGTATGTGGGCACAAAGAAACCGTCACGTTTAA